A window of the Limanda limanda chromosome 8, fLimLim1.1, whole genome shotgun sequence genome harbors these coding sequences:
- the lrrc61 gene encoding leucine-rich repeat-containing protein 61, with product MLHTHTNTTTASSCPPAASHPRSPPPQANFPAMESKRDKDQDADCEKITAVLLKGRTGEFDLESILFLKLRGLGIHDLGCIGECVNLEKLDLSGNNITNLGCLTSLRLLSVLNLSANRISNLEPLRNCDSLQHLNVAGNIISSIESFHCLQTLRKLENIRFKDNTYNYTNPVCRNTSYRTIVLEMFSNIKVLDGERVVGRGSDLYQLCKDIDDTIKAGLYKNGQLVERPDCKPWVEDSYWEIKRSNNAIIEEAYKQFNDVLHECRLLNNRATHVISQTERSMSLKKQPKQYAI from the exons ATGCTTCACACTCACACCAACACAACCACAGCCTCGTCTTGTCCCCCCGCTGCCTCACACCCTCGCTCACCGCCACCACAGGCAAACTTTCCCGCGATGGAGTCGAAGCGAGATAAAGACCAGG ATGCAGACTGTGAGAAGATAACCGCTGTGCTGCTGAAGGGACGTACAGGAGAATTTGATCTGGAGTCCATACTGTTTCTCAAATTGCGAGGTCTCG GAATTCATGATCTTGGATGCATTGGGGAATGCGTCAATTTGGAGAAACTGGACCTCTCTGGAAATAATATCACAAATTTGGGATGTTTAACGTCGCTGCGGCTTCTTTCTGTGCTCAATCTGTCTGCGAACAGGATTTCCAATTTAG AGCCCCTGCGCAATTGTGACAGTTTACAGCACTTAAACGTGGCTGGGAATATCATATCCAG CATTGAGAGCTTTCACTGCCTTCAGACTTTGAGAAAGCTAGAAAATATCCGTTTTAAAGACAACACTTACAATTACACTAATCCAG TGTGCAGAAACACATCATATAGAACCATAGTTCTGGAGATGTTCTCCAACATTAAGGTGCTGGATg GCGAAAGAGTGGTCGGACGGGGCAGTGACTTGTACCAGTTATGCAAAGACATTGATGACACCATCAAAG CTGGTTTATATAAGAATGGACAACTTGTTGAACGTCCTGATTGCAAACCATGGGTGGAGGATAGTTACTGGGAGATAAAGCGATCAAACAACGCCATTATTGAAGAAGCCTACAAACAGTTTAATG ATGTTCTTCATGAATGCAGACTCCTCAACAACAGAGCCACACATGTCATTTCTCAAACTGAGAGATCAATGAGCTTGAAGAAGCAGCCAAAGCAGTACGCCATCTAA
- the idh3a gene encoding isocitrate dehydrogenase [NAD] subunit alpha, mitochondrial isoform X1: protein MMAGKAWRSGILNLLRKWGLSVNDKDKIKAQEVSKVVGALMRETPQSRTFNRGLQTVTLIPGDGIGPEISNAVIKIFESAQAPIQWEERNVTAIQGPGGKWMIPPDCKESMDRTKIGLKGPLKTPIAAGHPSMNLLLRKTFDLYANVRPCVSIEGYKTPYTDVNLVTIRENTEGEYSGIEHVIVDGVVQSIKLITEQASLRIAEYAFEYARNNQRASVTAVHKANIMRMSDGLFLRKCREAAEKHKDVKFTEMYLDTVCLNMVQDPTQFDVLVMPNLYGDILSDLCAGLIGGLGVTPSGNIGANGVAIFESVHGTAPDIAGLDMANPTALLLSAVMMLRHMGLHGYAKKIEAACFDTIRDKKVLTKDLGGNSKCSEFTDVICQRVRDMD from the exons ATGATGGCGGGGAAAGCGTGGAGGTCAGGG ATTCTTAATCTACTAAGAAAGTGGGGTTTATCGGTCAATGACAAGGATAAAATCAAGGCACAGGAA GTGTCGAAGGTGGTTGGAGCTTTGATGAGAGAGACTCCACAATCCAGGACGTTCAACCGTGGG TTGCAAACCGTCACTTTAATCCCTGGTGATGGAATTGGTCCAGAGATCTCCAATGCtgtcattaaaatatttgaatcaGCTCAG GCACCCATTCAGTGGGAAGAGAGGAATGTTACTGCCATTCAAGGACCTGGTGGCAAGTGGATGATTCCTCCTGATTGCAAAGAATCAATGGACAGGACCAAAATTGGCTTGAAGG GTCCTCTGAAGACACCAATAGCTGCTGGTCATCCCTCTATGAACCTGCTGCTTAGaaagacctttgacctctaTGCCAATGTGCGTCCCTGTGTGTCCATTGAGGGATACAAAACCCCCTACACTGATGTGAACCTGGTCACCATCAGGGAGAACACAGAGGGAGAATACAGTGGGATCGAGCATGTG ATTGTCGATGGAGTTGTACAGAGTATTAAGCTCATTACAGAGCAAGCCAGCCTACGCATTGCAGAATATGCTTTTGAATATGCCAGAAACAATCAGAGGGCCAGTGTTACTGCTGTTCATAAGGCCAATATTAT GCGCATGTCAGATGGGCTTTTCCTGCGAAAATGCAGAGAGGCCGCTGAAAAGCACAAAGACGTGAAGTTCACTGAGATGTACTTGGATACTGTGTGTCTTAAT ATGGTGCAGGACCCCACTCAGTTTGATGTGTTAGTGATGCCAAATTTGTATGGAGACATCTTGAG TGATCTTTGTGCTGGACTTATTGGAGGTCTCGGAGTGACTCCTAGTGGAAACATTGGAGCCAATGGTGTTGCCATATTTGAGTCG GTTCATGGAACTGCACCAGACATAGCAGGACTAGACATGGCCAACCCCACTGCCTTGCTGCTCAGTGCGGTCATGATGCTGCGGCACATGGGTCTGCACGGCTACGCCAAGAAGATCGAAGCTGCCTGCTTTGACACCATTCGAGACAAAAAG GTTCTCACAAAAGACCTGGGAGGAAACTCAAAGTGCTCAGAATTCACAGATGTTATATGTCAACGAGTGCGTGATATGGACTAA
- the dnaja gene encoding dnaJ homolog subfamily A member 4, giving the protein MVHETGFYDLLNVGPKSTQDEIKKSYRKLALKYHPDKNPSEGERFKLISQAYEVLSDPKKRQLYDQGGEQAIKEGGMGGGTSPMDIFNMFFGGGGRTQRERKGKNVVHQLSATLEEMYSGATRKLGLQKNVICEKCEGYGGKKGALEKCLTCKGRGVQIKVQQIGPGMLQQIQCMCSDCHGQGDRFNAKDRCKTCNGQKVERKKKILEVHIDKGMKDGQRLTFQDEGDHEPGLEPGDVIIVLDQKEHSVFQRREHDLTMKMNIKLIEALCGFKKTIQTLDDRTLVINSQPGEVIKHNDIKCVLNEGMPIYKDPFEKGKLIIQFQMDFPEEDWLPEHLMFQLERLLPPREDVMVTDDADEADLCEVDERTQQRNQGREAYQEDEEGPRSGMQCQTQ; this is encoded by the exons ATGGTTCACGAAACCGGCTTCTACGACCTCCTGAATGTCGGCCCCAAATCCACGCAGGATGAGATCAAGAAATCCTACAGGAAGCTGGCCCTGAAGTATCACCCCGACAAGAACCCCAGCGAGGGGGAGCGG TTCAAGCTTATTTCTCAAGCATATGAGGTGCTGTCCGATCCAAAGAAGAGGCAATTGTATGACCAAGGCGGAGAACAAGCGATCAAAGAGGGAGGCATGGGCGGAGGAACATCACcaatggacattttcaacatGTTCTTTGGAGGTGGGGGACggacgcagagagagagaaaag GGAAGAATGTTGTTCACCAGCTTAGTGCTACTCTAGAGGAAATGTACAGTGGCGCCACCAGGAAGCTTGGACTCCAGAAgaatgtgatttgtgaaaaatGTGAAG GTTATGGTGGTAAGAAAGGTGCCCTGGAGAAGTGCTTGACTTGCAAAGGAAGAGGAGTACAAATTAAGGTGCAGCAGATTGGGCCCGGCATGCTCCAGCAGATCCAATGCATGTGTTCAGACTGCCACGGACAGGGGGACAGGTTTAACGCCAAAGACCGCTGCAAGACCTGCAATGGACAAAAAGTAGAACGCAAGAAGAAGATTCTTGAAGTTCACATTGACAAAG GTATGAAAGATGGTCAGAGATTGACTTTCCAGGATGAAGGCGACCACGAACCTGGACTGGAGCCCGGGGATGTGATCATTGTGCTTGATCAGAAGGAACACTCTGTTTTCCAGAGGCGAGAGCATGATTTAACAATGAAGATGAACATCAAACTTATTGAGGCCCTGTGTGGTTTCAAGAAAACCATTCAAACCTTAGATGATAGAACGCTAGTCATCAACTCACAGCCAG GTGAAGTCATCAAGCACAATGACATCAAATGTGTTCTGAATGAAGGCATGCCAATTTACAAGGATCCCTTTGAAAAGGGAAAGCTTATTATTCAGTTCCAG ATGGATTTCCCAGAAGAAGACTGGCTTCCAGAGCACCTCATGTTCCAGCTGGAAAGACTGCTTCCTCCCAGGGAGGACGTGATGGTTACTGATGATGCGGATGAGGCGGATCTCTGTGAGGTGGATGAGCGGACACAACAGAGAAACCAAGGCAGGGAGGCGTAtcaggaagatgaggagggtCCCAGAAGCGGAATGCAATGTCAGACACAGTGA
- the idh3a gene encoding isocitrate dehydrogenase [NAD] subunit alpha, mitochondrial isoform X2, producing MMAGKAWRSGVSKVVGALMRETPQSRTFNRGLQTVTLIPGDGIGPEISNAVIKIFESAQAPIQWEERNVTAIQGPGGKWMIPPDCKESMDRTKIGLKGPLKTPIAAGHPSMNLLLRKTFDLYANVRPCVSIEGYKTPYTDVNLVTIRENTEGEYSGIEHVIVDGVVQSIKLITEQASLRIAEYAFEYARNNQRASVTAVHKANIMRMSDGLFLRKCREAAEKHKDVKFTEMYLDTVCLNMVQDPTQFDVLVMPNLYGDILSDLCAGLIGGLGVTPSGNIGANGVAIFESVHGTAPDIAGLDMANPTALLLSAVMMLRHMGLHGYAKKIEAACFDTIRDKKVLTKDLGGNSKCSEFTDVICQRVRDMD from the exons ATGATGGCGGGGAAAGCGTGGAGGTCAGGG GTGTCGAAGGTGGTTGGAGCTTTGATGAGAGAGACTCCACAATCCAGGACGTTCAACCGTGGG TTGCAAACCGTCACTTTAATCCCTGGTGATGGAATTGGTCCAGAGATCTCCAATGCtgtcattaaaatatttgaatcaGCTCAG GCACCCATTCAGTGGGAAGAGAGGAATGTTACTGCCATTCAAGGACCTGGTGGCAAGTGGATGATTCCTCCTGATTGCAAAGAATCAATGGACAGGACCAAAATTGGCTTGAAGG GTCCTCTGAAGACACCAATAGCTGCTGGTCATCCCTCTATGAACCTGCTGCTTAGaaagacctttgacctctaTGCCAATGTGCGTCCCTGTGTGTCCATTGAGGGATACAAAACCCCCTACACTGATGTGAACCTGGTCACCATCAGGGAGAACACAGAGGGAGAATACAGTGGGATCGAGCATGTG ATTGTCGATGGAGTTGTACAGAGTATTAAGCTCATTACAGAGCAAGCCAGCCTACGCATTGCAGAATATGCTTTTGAATATGCCAGAAACAATCAGAGGGCCAGTGTTACTGCTGTTCATAAGGCCAATATTAT GCGCATGTCAGATGGGCTTTTCCTGCGAAAATGCAGAGAGGCCGCTGAAAAGCACAAAGACGTGAAGTTCACTGAGATGTACTTGGATACTGTGTGTCTTAAT ATGGTGCAGGACCCCACTCAGTTTGATGTGTTAGTGATGCCAAATTTGTATGGAGACATCTTGAG TGATCTTTGTGCTGGACTTATTGGAGGTCTCGGAGTGACTCCTAGTGGAAACATTGGAGCCAATGGTGTTGCCATATTTGAGTCG GTTCATGGAACTGCACCAGACATAGCAGGACTAGACATGGCCAACCCCACTGCCTTGCTGCTCAGTGCGGTCATGATGCTGCGGCACATGGGTCTGCACGGCTACGCCAAGAAGATCGAAGCTGCCTGCTTTGACACCATTCGAGACAAAAAG GTTCTCACAAAAGACCTGGGAGGAAACTCAAAGTGCTCAGAATTCACAGATGTTATATGTCAACGAGTGCGTGATATGGACTAA